A stretch of Acidobacteriota bacterium DNA encodes these proteins:
- a CDS encoding SRPBCC family protein, with protein sequence MPFDPPQIDISRRGGTYTLETEQWLPRAPEELFPFYADAHNLERLTPPLLRFRVITPKPIEMAAGTLIDYRLRLRGIPVGWRTRILAWEPPHRFIDEQIRGPYQLWHHEHTFAPQGDGTRVIDKVNYRMLCGWIAHPLMVGRDVREIFRFRAEALWEIFGEAT encoded by the coding sequence CCCCCGCAGATCGACATCTCCCGCCGCGGCGGCACCTACACTCTGGAAACCGAGCAGTGGCTGCCGCGAGCCCCGGAGGAACTGTTTCCGTTCTATGCCGACGCCCACAACCTAGAGCGCCTCACCCCGCCGCTGCTGCGCTTTCGGGTGATCACGCCGAAGCCGATCGAGATGGCCGCAGGCACGCTGATCGACTACCGGCTGCGCCTGCGCGGCATCCCGGTAGGCTGGCGCACCCGCATCCTCGCCTGGGAGCCACCGCACCGCTTCATCGACGAGCAGATCCGTGGTCCCTATCAGCTTTGGCACCACGAACACACCTTCGCACCGCAGGGTGACGGCACGCGGGTCATCGACAAAGTGAACTACCGCATGCTGTGCGGATGGATCGCCCATCCGCTGATGGTGGGCCGGGACGTGCGCGAGATCTTCCGCTTCCGCGCCGAAGCGCTGTGGGAGATTTTCGGCGAGGCGACCTAG